In a single window of the Arachis hypogaea cultivar Tifrunner chromosome 6, arahy.Tifrunner.gnm2.J5K5, whole genome shotgun sequence genome:
- the LOC112695704 gene encoding nitrogen regulatory protein P-II homolog, with product MAAITRTHLFGAPSFHLREAQLRFAGYSAMPTRSRESHRNVVLTRRAGNAAGILPIIRAQTPSVPQYVPDSDFYKVEAILRPWRIPKVSSALLKMGIRGVTVSDARGFGAQGGSKERQGGSEFSEDSFIPKVKMEIVVRKDQVEDVIAKIIEEARTGEIGDGKIFLIPVSDVIRVRTGERGEHAERMAGGRSDMSSGI from the exons atgGCCGCGATCACGAGAACGCACTTGTTTGGCGCTCCGAGTTTTCATCTGAGAGAAGCTCAATTGCGTTTTGCAGGTTACAGTGCTATGCCTACGCGCTCCCGAGAGTCTCATCGGAACGTGGTTCTCACGCGCAGGGCTGGAAATGCCGCCGGGATTCTTCCCATAATCAGGGCTCAGACTCCCTCAG TGCCTCAGTATGTTCCAGATTCCGATTTCTACAAAGTGGAAGCCATTCTTAG GCCATGGCGGATCCCTAAGGTTTCTTCG GCATTGTTGAAAATGGGAATTCGTGGAGTCACTGTGTCTGATGCTAGGGGCTTTGGTGCTCAGGGTGGTTCAAAAGAGAGGCAAGGAG GCTCTGAATTTTCTGAAGACAGTTTTATTCCCAAAGTTAAGATGGAAATAGTGGTGAGGAAGGATCAG GTCGAGGATGTAATAGCCAAAATTATTGAAGAGGCAAGGACAGGAGAGATTGGTGATGGAAAAATATTCT TAATTCCTGTCTCAGATGTTATAAGAGTTCGTACAGGTGAGCGTGGAGAACATGCAGAGAGGATGGCAGGGGGCCGAAGTGACATGTCTTCTGGCATATAA
- the LOC112695705 gene encoding uncharacterized protein has product MEDEFVYRISTAKEWELLQSNGSIFGGDLDKSSGFIHLSKLNQVRSTLENFFTNTKLELYLLQIDAKKLGDGLIYEVVDGTNSFPHFYGPSRSFAPLPLDAVTKAEKLCLSDGKFSCSLFD; this is encoded by the exons ATGGAGGATGAATTCGTGTACAGGATAAGCACAGCGAAGGAGTGGGAGTTGTTGCAAAGCAATGGATCCATTTTCGGTGGGGATCTTGACAAGTCTTCGGGTTTCATCCATCTCAGCAAGCTGAACCAG GTTCGGTCTACGCTAGAGAACTTTTTCACCAACACCAAATTGGAACTCTACCTGCTTCAGATTGATGCTAAAAAG CTTGGCGATGGTTTGATATATGAAGTTGTGGATGGCACAAATAGCTTCCCTCATTTCTATGGACCGTCTCGAAGCTTTGCCCCTCTTCCTCTGGATGCCGTGACAAAAGCAGAGAAGCTGTGTCTCTCAGATGGTAAATTCAGTTGCAGTTTGTTTGATTAA